In Nerophis ophidion isolate RoL-2023_Sa linkage group LG12, RoL_Noph_v1.0, whole genome shotgun sequence, a single window of DNA contains:
- the hsbp1b gene encoding heat shock factor-binding protein 1b: MAETDPKSVQDLTNVVQTLLQQMQDKFQTMSDQIIGRIDEMSTRIDDLEKNIADLMTQAGVEENEANPEKPKEGQGSS, encoded by the exons ATGGCTGAGACGGATCCCAAGTCCGTGCAGGACCTTACGAACGTG GTCCAAACTTTGCTGCAGCAGATGCAAGACAAGTTCCAGACCATGTCAGACCAGATCATCGGGAGGA TTGATGAGATGAGCACACGGATTGATGACTTGGAGAAGAATATTGCTGACCTGATGACGCAGGCAGGCGTCGAGGAAAACGAGGCAAACCCTGAAAAGCCGAAAGAGGGTCAAGGTTCCTCATGA